A region of the Bacillus sp. NP247 genome:
TTTCGGGATTCCTTCAAAAATACAATAAGATAGAAAAGTAACTCCACCAGCTATAAGCCAAATAGGAGTAAGTGCACTAACTAACTCTTGAACCTGATTCATTTTCTAATCACCTCCTACCATAATAATACAATGAAAGAAGGTATTTTTAATTTTAAAATCTTATTATAATAATATTAATATTACATTACAATTATTAACATAATATAAAGCACTCCATAAGGAATTTTATCTAATTTCTCTTAATATAATATCTAACTCTGACACCATTTTTCTATCATTATCAGGACAAATCATAAAGTACCTAAATTCATAATCTGTAACCTCATATTTCACAATACCTACTGTTACACCACGTGTTTCTTTTAATATGGCAATCAATCCAGGTACATCATTGTTTTCTTCACTAAAAATCACTTTCCCTACTTCATCTTTAAAATTCACTTTCATTTATATCTCTCCTTTCTATCTCGATATTAACATTGTACTATATGACAATGTCATTTTACATATCTATCCAAAAGCGTATCACATTCAATTATATAGCACGTAATAAAAGAGCAACCATGCACCAGTTGCTCTCTCCTATCCAACCTCTTGTTTTTCTTCCAATTACTGCAAAATCTGTTCAATGACTATATGTCCTATATCAGTAACTGGAAGAAGAGCAAAAGCTCTCCTTAATAACGGTATCATTCAATCGTTACCATCTGCTGGTTTCGGATTTTATTTGCCGTCATTATGAAACCGTTTAGACAACATATTATAATGGAATTTTTATGAGTTGTGTTTTCCGCCACTGCTCACAATACAAATATATCACGTTAATTCCAAAACAACCGGCACATTTACTGCCAAAAATCGGTCACAACTCTGCCACAATTAAATTTCTTAGAACACCGCTAATGTGATTTTATTTATGTCTGGTATTACTAAATATAAAAATCCATTTATCAAAATAAATGAAATTAATAACATACATGTAATCGCGATAATATAATTAGTAAATTTATAAACAAACAACCTTCTATACATCCACATAATAAAGCTATTTGTATCCCCTTGATTTTTCACATTAACAATCCAATTTAATACAAAGAACAACTGGAATCTAATAATCCAAATCAAACTTATATAAAGTAATCCAATCCCAAAAAATTTAAGCATGATTGTTATAAATTCCTGATGATAAGTACTTGAAACGTTAAAGAATCTTCCTAACAATCCATTCCATCCTCCAGTTTTTATAAACTGCTCCGCGTTATCTATATTAGAGTTGCTTATTATTGGAGAACTCAAACTCATATTAACTATAAGAAACATACACCAATAAACAAGTGGAAAAAACAATCCAATCTTATCTTTCGTGGGTAATTCTTGCAATATTGCTACTTTATGTACCCCGTAGATTATTAGTATTGAAATAATAAGGCCAAAAGAAAATGTTATATACCCAAAATCTATTATCTCATTCCTGTAAACTAAAGATAGATAAATCAAAATAAGAGAAGCTATTATATGGATAATTAACCATTCTCTTGATATGTCGCTATTTACTTTTCTTGTTTCCGTAATTTTTGGTGGAAGATTAATAATTTGAATATGTTTAATTGAATTATTTATAGTGGTAGCAGCTACTTCATTTTCTTTATTGGGTGTTCGAAAAATCCAAATCACAATAATCCCCAACAACGTATAAATCGCACTTGCAATAAGATTCCCCATAATTCCGTCAAAACTCAATTCAATCACTCCTTTATTTTTCATACTTTATCTCTTTATACATTAATATTTTAATTCCTATTATTATTTGTTGAAACATTTTTTTCGAAAAAATATAATATTCAATTTTTAACTTCGTATTATTTATAGACAAAATAACAATCTTATATTTAATTGAATTACCCATATCTTATATTGTGTGTAACTGACCCCTTCGCTAAATCCCTTGCAATCATTGACTTAATTAAACTTTCTCTTTTGAGTTACACGGTACGAAATTTATGAGTAACTGTATAGGAGTACCACCAGCATTTATGAAGAACAACACGTTATGCAAAAACATACAATAACCCAGAAAATAGCTTGCTGTTTCAGCATAGAACAAAAAGGGAGTATGATAATTGTGGCTATAACAGCTTTAATCACCATTTTATTACTTTCGTTATCCTCTAGTATAGATAATTTTGGAGTAGGCATATCTTATGGTATTCGTAATATTCGTATAGGTTTTTTAGCTAACTTTATAATTGCGATTATTGCTTTTGTTTTTAGTGAAATGGGTATTTTGTTTGGGCAATATATTTCAAAAGTTTTTCCTGGTACATTATCTGACGTTATTGGTACAGTGTTTTTGTTTGTAATTGGTTTGCGAATTATTTTAATGACAATTCCAAGAAAAAAGAAAGTTAATCAAGAAGTATTTGATGACGATGAATCTGTTTCAAATGTTATTACTGGATATTTAAAATCTCCTGAAAAAGCTGACCTTGATAAATCAGGAAATATTAGCTTTTTTGAAGCTATTGTTCTTGGTATTGCTATATCTATGAATGCTCTAACGAATGGACTAGGTGCAGGGCTATTAAAATTATCTCCATTTGCTATTTCATTATCAGCAGCAATATTCAGCTTTTTAACTGTTTGGTTAGGAGTTAAATTAGGAAAAAAAGTTGCAAATGTAAAAATTGGATCTTGGACATTAGGACAATTTAGCACAGCTTTAAGTGGATTTATATTATTATTAATCGCTGTGCACAATTTGTTTTAAGTATAAATTGAGGTGAATACATTGGAGTTTTTTACAACTTTATTATTCGTCAACAATAGGAGAATAGTAACGTGTTTTTAACTTTAAAAATAGCCTAAACGCTTAAGTTGATGGATGTGTGGCGATACCCCTAGATTTAAAAAGAAAAAAGCAGTGATTAGATTTTAAACCTAGTCATTGCTTTATCCATTGCATCTTGGTTTACACCTATATAACGTAACGTGACCTTCTCTGACGAGTGATTGAATATCTCCATGAGTAATGCTATGTTTTTCGTTTGCATGTACATGTGATACCCGTATGTTTTTCTTAACGTATGTGTTCCTATTTCATCTAACCCGAACTCTGCCGCTGCTCCGCTTAATATCTTATATGCCATGCTACGACCAATTGGACGATTCTTACCTTGTCTGCTTTGCAATAAATACTCATTGTCTTCTCTTTCTATAATAAACCATTTAAGTTCTCTTTTCAGTGCTGCAGTAATCTGTATTCGTTTCTGTTTCCCTGTTTTCTTTTCCCTCATAGATATATGACTGCCTTTGACATCACCTATCTTCAATTTCAAAATATCTGAGATTCTGAGGCCTGTATTAATACCCATAATGAAGAGAATATAATTACGTAAGCTCTTTTCCTTAAAATACTCTTTTAACTGCTGTATTTGCTCTGGATCACGTATCGGTTGAACAAAATTCATTAATCATTACCTCCCGTTTCTTCAGTCTCATAAACTTCTAATCTAAGAGCAAAAGCTAATTTATAAAAAGCATTAGATTTATTTCGTCTATACGTACGCTCACTCATACCAATTTCGTTATAAACCATGTAATCAAAGACTTCTTCATCTTCTAAATATCTTTTTACAATAATATCCCTTTGATTTTTACTAAAACGACTTAATGCCTTATCAATTTGAAAAGACAAACGTTGTAATTTCACTTCTCTTTCACTCATAACAACATTTGCTAAAGCGACATCTTCAGCTGGTTTTCCCACTATATTTGTTGGACCGTGATATCTTACTTCGCTAGATGCTGTAACCTTCATCTCATTTCTAATCATCCCGAACTGTCTATAAATACGAACATTTTCAAGCATCTCTTCTAAACGAACCTGTGTTGCTTTGCGGTCAATTTTAGGTAAGAAAGTTAATTGATTCATATATAAACGCTCCTTGTCTATTTTGTTAATAAAAAACAAAAAGCGGACACCAAACTACAGAGCAATATTACTAATGCTCTTCATAGTTCAGTGTCCGCTGGTTCTTCCAGTAGGACTATATGTGTAATTGGTATTATTATATCATTTTCTCATATTTTAGTAACTGACTAAAATTTAAATTTAATTTATAAGCCTACGTATGCTTTTTTTAACTTTGCAAATAAATTCACCTCCTATGAGGAGCAATCATAGGAGGTGAATTTATGAATGAAGAAAATATTGTTTTCCGTGGAGCTGCTGTTGAATCAAGTTTAATTGGCTCAACACGCCCACCTATTTTCCGCCATTCACTTTACCAACAGGACCAACAGGTTCAACGGTATTGACTCAGGAAGTGAACCAATGTTCCTTATATATTATGGAATGTGTTTATATTGGTGACATAAGGGCTTAGGTTTATTTTTTTTGTTTTTAAAGGCTTTCTCCTTATACATGCGTGTTAGCTAATTCATAAATTATATAGTGTAAGTGGGTGAATGATAAGGATGGTGTAAAAATGAGTAAATTTAAAAAGAAATTTCATATTCCGTGCGAATGTTTCGGCCCCCCTTTACCTCCACCTGAAATTGGTCCAACGGGTCCAACAGGTCCAACAGGTCCAACAGGAGTAACAGGCCCAACAGGAGTAACAGGCCCAACAGGAGTAACAGGTCCAACAGGTCCAACAGGTCCAACAGGAGTAACAGGCCCAACGGGTCCAACAGCGGTAGCATGTTGTCCATGTACTAATATTCTTGATAACCCTGGTTTTGACGTGCCAGGTGTAACAGGTGATGCAGTTCCAGGTTGGATTCAAAATGGAAATGTTTCAGAAGTAGGTTTTCCAAACGCCCATAGTGGTCGTATTCTTTCAAATGGGACACTTAGTATCTTAGCTGCGTCAATTGAATCAGGTGGAAGTATTAATCAATCGGTTGATGTTGGCGAAGGTTGTTGTTTTACGTTTTCTTTTGCTGCGGATATAAGGGATGGTGCATTTCTTATAGCTTCTGTATCTTTCCCAGAACTTGGACATGGATGTCCTCCTCTCCCTGCAACTCTTGGCCCATCGAATATTCCGAATATTATCCCAGCTGCGAATCAACCGCAATCTAGCTTCCAACATTATACTCTCGTTGTGTGTATACCTGCTGGTGTAACTACAGCATGTGTTGCTTTCCAAAATATTGCTACAGGTGGGGAAGGAGCAACAGCTTTTGTTGATAATGTTGTATTCCAACCTACTGGCGGACCTTGTACTTCATGTTCACAAAATTTCTAATGTATTGATGCACTTGCAGT
Encoded here:
- the ytaF gene encoding sporulation membrane protein YtaF, producing MAITALITILLLSLSSSIDNFGVGISYGIRNIRIGFLANFIIAIIAFVFSEMGILFGQYISKVFPGTLSDVIGTVFLFVIGLRIILMTIPRKKKVNQEVFDDDESVSNVITGYLKSPEKADLDKSGNISFFEAIVLGIAISMNALTNGLGAGLLKLSPFAISLSAAIFSFLTVWLGVKLGKKVANVKIGSWTLGQFSTALSGFILLLIAVHNLF
- a CDS encoding ArpU family phage packaging/lysis transcriptional regulator → MNQLTFLPKIDRKATQVRLEEMLENVRIYRQFGMIRNEMKVTASSEVRYHGPTNIVGKPAEDVALANVVMSEREVKLQRLSFQIDKALSRFSKNQRDIIVKRYLEDEEVFDYMVYNEIGMSERTYRRNKSNAFYKLAFALRLEVYETEETGGND
- a CDS encoding site-specific integrase; its protein translation is MNFVQPIRDPEQIQQLKEYFKEKSLRNYILFIMGINTGLRISDILKLKIGDVKGSHISMREKKTGKQKRIQITAALKRELKWFIIEREDNEYLLQSRQGKNRPIGRSMAYKILSGAAAEFGLDEIGTHTLRKTYGYHMYMQTKNIALLMEIFNHSSEKVTLRYIGVNQDAMDKAMTRFKI
- a CDS encoding collagen-like protein; protein product: MSKFKKKFHIPCECFGPPLPPPEIGPTGPTGPTGPTGVTGPTGVTGPTGVTGPTGPTGPTGVTGPTGPTAVACCPCTNILDNPGFDVPGVTGDAVPGWIQNGNVSEVGFPNAHSGRILSNGTLSILAASIESGGSINQSVDVGEGCCFTFSFAADIRDGAFLIASVSFPELGHGCPPLPATLGPSNIPNIIPAANQPQSSFQHYTLVVCIPAGVTTACVAFQNIATGGEGATAFVDNVVFQPTGGPCTSCSQNF